A region from the Neurospora crassa OR74A linkage group V, whole genome shotgun sequence genome encodes:
- a CDS encoding purine-cytosine permease FCY21 translates to MVTQSDDNPLQKGHDVEANLQSIEADESKPAAPPSGLWGHICYYGHKVVVAGRIELQGISPIPVKERTVTKTLNIFTLWWSMSCNILPITFGMLGPVYGLSLRDSCLVILFFTLLSTLLPAYLCTLGPKLGMRQMIQARYSWGRYIISLPVLLNLATMTGFSVIIVITGGQCLSAVANGHLSISVGIVIMSILTLIISFCGFTTLHMYERFAWIPAVIAIIVAVGCGGKYLHLQNPPADPPTPQGILSFAMIVASYMIPWACLASDFTTYLVPSTPSWKIFTYSYTGLALPTILLMCLGAAIQGAIPSVPAWSEAYNETLVGGVLQAMLAPAHGFGRFLVVILSFTLLGNLAATSYSITLNFQMLAPVLFKVPRYLFAVILAAILIPVSIKAAADFFDSLENFVSLIGYWSSAFLGVVMVDHLWEKKGDCGRYDLEAWNDASKLPWGVAALTASVASFALVIPSMDQVWWQGPIAKTTGDLGFEFAFVVSGLLYPPLRMVEKKISGR, encoded by the exons ATGGTGACCCAAAGTGACGACAACCCTCTACAGAAGGGGCACGATGTCGAAGCCAACCTCCAATCCATCGAGGCCGACGAGAGCAAGCCTGCTGCACCACCCTCCGGTCTCTGGGGGCATATCTGTTACTATGGCCACAAGGTCGTTGTAGCTGGACGGATTGAGCTCCAGGGAATCTCCCCCATTCCAGTCAAGGAGAGGACAGTTACCAAGACGCTGAACATCTTTACCTTGTGGTGGTCAATGAGCTGCAACATTCTTCC CATTACATTTGGCATGCTAGGTCCAGTATATGGTCTCAGTCTACGGGACAGCTGCCTCgttatcctcttcttcactttACTGTCTACTCTCTTACCGGCTTACCTCTGCACCTTGGGACCAAAGTTGGGTATGAGACAGATGATTCAAGCTCGCTATTCCTGGGG CCGCTACATAATCTCCCTCCccgtcctcctcaacctcgccaCCATGACCGGCTTctccgtcatcatcgtcatcaccgGCGGCCAATGTCTCTCCGCCGTCGCCAACGGCCACCTCTCCATCAGCGTCGGCATCGTCATCATGTCCATCCTCACTCTCATCATCTCCTTCTGCGGCTTCACGACCCTACACATGTACGAGCGGTTTGCCTGGATCCCCGccgtcatcgccatcatcgtcgccgtcggCTGTGGCGGCAAGTACCTCCACCTGCAAAACCCTCCCGCCGACCCCCCTACCCCACAGGGCATTCTGAGTTTCGCCATGATCGTCGCGAGCTACATGATCCCCTGGGCCTGTCTGGCTTCGGATTTCACGACGTACCTCGTGCCCTCGACGCCGTCGTGGAAGATCTTCACCTACAGCTACACCGGCCTCGCGCTGCCCACCATTCTGCTCATGTGTCTCGGAGCCGCCATCCAGGGCGCCATCCCCTCCGTCCCTGCCTGGAGCGAGGCCTACAACGAGACGCTGGTGGGCGGGGTCCTGCAAGCCATGCTCGCGCCCGCCCACGGGTTTGGTCGGTTCCTGGTCGTCATTCTGTCTTTTACCTTGCTGGGCAACCTGGCGGCGACTTCGTACTCCATCACGCTCAACTTTCAGATGTTGGCGCCCGTGCTGTTCAAGGTCCCCCGGTACCTGTTCGCCGTCATCCTGGCGGCCATCTTGATCCCCGTGAGCATCAAGGCGGCTGCCGACTTCTTTGATAGTCTGGAGAACTTTGTCAGTCTGATTGGGTATTGGTCTTCTGCGTTTTTGGGCGTGGTCATGGTCGATCATCTgtgggaaaagaagggagatTGTGGCAGGTATGATTTGGAGGCTTGGAATGATGCGAGCAAGTTGCCGTGGGGCGTGGCGGCGCTGACGGCCTCGGTGGCGAGCTTTGCACTGGTGATTCCTAGTATGGATCAGGTGTGGTGGCAGGGGCCGATTGCAAAGACGACGGGCGATTTGGGATTTGAGTTTGCGTTTGTTGTGAGCGGGCTGTTGTACCCGCCGTTGAGGAtggtggagaagaagattagTGGGCGATGA
- a CDS encoding tRNA (adenine-N(1)-)-methyltransferase catalytic subunit trm61: MTDAMTRPTVSPFLEPGLRTKPRSLAILQLSRDNLLPIYLQEASGEHDGYAEGAVVNTRYGSFPHSTMLNVPWGSQIRASKVDTGSRGRKRKRGPKDDASRDDAEENQPETADNNDTEATGVKQAVADDSGFIHVLPPTPELWTQSLPHRTQVVYTPDYSYILHRIRARPGSTIIEAGAGSGSFTHASVRAVYNGYPSSAEDRKGKVFSFEYHEERYHKMKKELTDHNLDGLVHLTHRDVYNGGFLIDGKSPEADAIFLDLPKPWEALPHLSRRKPQTQAKEGEDTAAEWVSPLNPKKAVHICTFSPCIEQVTRTVSAMRRLGWVDIDMVEIANRKLHTIRDRVGLHYQTDRGVNVSPHDVEEALERLAEIEERVREQAARPRGAGEDGAEDADTVMKNGDDAAKKDNDKTSAEQPPFQTPWVDGRLITKGEPEIKTHTSYLVFAVLPREWTEEDEAAAFAKHPCGKEKAVVGSIDKQTRKKERREQLQKIGDRKARRKERAEKIAEAVE, encoded by the coding sequence ATGACCGACGCCATGACGCGACCAACCGTATCCCCGTTCCTCGAACCAGGTCTGCGCACCAAGCCCCGCTCGCTCGCCATTCTCCAGCTATCGCGCGACAATCTTCTCCCCATCTACCTTCAAGAAGCCTCGGGCGAACACGACGGCTATGCTGAGGGCGCCGTAGTCAACACTCGCTATGGCTCCTTCCCTCACTCCACCATGCTGAATGTCCCCTGGGGCTCTCAAATCAGGGCATCCAAGGTTGACACTGGCTCCCGTGGTCgcaagaggaaaagaggcCCCAAGGACGATGCCAGCCGCGACGATGCCGAAGAGAACCAGCCCGAGACCGCCGACAACAATGACACTGAGGCCACCGGTGTCAAGCAGGCCGTTGCCGACGACAGCGGCTTCATCCACGTGCTCCCTCCCACTCCCGAGCTCTGGACCCAGAGTCTTCCCCACCGAACACAGGTCGTCTACACTCCCGACTACAGCTACATTCTGCACAGGATACGTGCCAGACCTGGCTCCACGATTATCGAGGCTGGTGCCGGCAGTGGCAGTTTCACCCACGCCTCCGTCCGCGCCGTTTATAACGGATACCCTTCCAGCGCCGAGGACAGGAAAGGCAAGGTCTTCAGCTTCGAGTACCACGAGGAGCGCTACCataagatgaagaaggagcttACCGACCATAACCTCGACGGCCTCGTTCACCTTACACACCGTGACGTCTACAACGGCGGCTTCTTAATTGACGGAAAGAGCCCGGAAGCCGACGCAATATTCCTTGACCTCCCTAAGCCCTGGGAGGCCCTCCCGCACCTCTCGCGACGCAAGCCCCAGACCCAAGCtaaggagggagaagataCCGCCGCCGAATGGGTATCACCGCTGAACCCCAAGAAGGCCGTACACATCTGCACCTTTTCTCCCTGCATTGAGCAGGTCACCAGGACCGTTTCGGCCATGCGTCGCCTCGGGTGGGTCGATATCGATATGGTCGAGATCGCCAACAGGAAGCTTCACACCATCCGCGACCGCGTGGGCCTCCATTACCAGACCGATCGCGGCGTCAACGTCTCGCCGCACGATGTGGAAGAGGCCCTGGAGAGGCTCGCCGAAATCGAGGAACGCGTCAGGGAGCAGGCTGCGCGCCCGAGGGGTGCGGGAGAGGATGGTGCAGAGGATGCGGACACTGTCATGAAGAATGGAGATGATGCAGCCAAGAAGGACAACGACAAGACGTCGGCCGAGCAGCCGCCATTCCAGACTCCCTGGGTTGATGGTCGCCTCATCACTAAGGGTGAGCCGGAGATCAAGACCCATACGTCGTACCTGGTGTTTGCCGTGTTGCCCAGAGAGTGgaccgaggaggacgaggcgGCGGCGTTTGCCAAGCACCCCTGCGGCAAGGAGAAGGCTGTCGTTGGTAGCATTGACAAgcagacgaggaagaaggagagacgGGAGCAGTTGCAAAAGATTGGCGACaggaaggcgaggaggaaggagagagctGAGAAGATTGCTGAGGCCGTCGAGTGA
- a CDS encoding CipC protein: MGFFGFDEAKSAHREFYSERDEEPKFSHELLGGAVAFEAMHLWEKEQRREGKPVNHGVAKEALAAIAGAEVDKMIERRGLEGKVDREEAKRHAREKAHDLYDRQYGERDMYDPNYEMHESMQSY; the protein is encoded by the exons ATGGGTTTCTTCGGTTTTG ACGAAGCCAAATCGGCCCACCGCGAATTCTACTCCGAGCGTGACGAAGAGCCAAAGTTCTCGCACGAGCTTCTCGGCGGTGCCGTTGCCTTTGAGGCCATGCACTTGTGGGAGAAAGAACAGCGGCGCGAGGGTAAACCCGTCAACCACGGCGTCGCCAAGGAGGCGCTTGCTGCCATTGCTGGGGCCGAAGTCGACAAGATGATTGAGCGGAGGGGATTGGAGGGAAAGGTGGATCGCGAAGAGGCGAAACGGCATGCTAGGGAGAAGGCGCACGATCTGTATGATCGGCAGTATGGAGAGAGGGACATGTATGATCC CAACTACGAGATGCATGAGTCAATGCAGTCCTATT